atttgtggcaaGCTGTTCTAGGAAACTTGTCACGGttaggacactctttggcccaatgccccgcctgtctacagattaggcatttgcctcgtgCCTTGTCATTTAAGGTCTTGGGGTGTGCCAtagggctgccctggagggcggccagcatctgggcatgccttgtctctttccttctctccctctcctgggccttggcctccttctcctttctctgttataaaaggtattggtggctgtctggatcatctcatctagagaggcagcagggtcctgctgctgtagctgttgtaacttaattctgatctctgatgcacattgggacaggaatttgtcttttaaaatcacctgtccttcgtaagagtctaagtccaaattggaaaacttttggagggcatcttttagcctttccagaaaggcactggggttctcattggactcctgagttattgctgagacctgggcatagctgattactttttgctgggctgctttcagtcctgcctttatacagattagaaaatgatcTCTTTCCCAGATGTGTtcagggtcattataattccagttaggattggaggagtgttgtttgttttacccgaggttctcactccggtcctcggaccttcctttgttctattttcgcgggctttccctcccaggtcttttagccaccgccattttggactctttttccctattctaactacctaacagtcccaacccaggaaaaaattttaagacaccCACCCTCTTTTAGTGGGGGAGTGGGGCAGTTGAGGTGGGAGTCTTACTGCACAGCTTGTCCATTTGCTCTGCTTCCCAAGTCCTGTGGCTTCCTTACATCTGGCAGCTCGGGTGGGCTGGAGAAGGGCTCGATGCACACGTCTTCAAACGCCTCATCTTCCCTGAAGGCTAGCCCCACGGTCACTGGGGCCTGAGGCAGTGCCGTTTGGCTGGTGAAACCACACTCGCCCAATGTCTTGCTGTCGTCCAGAAGCTGGTCGTCCTTGTACAGCCGCTGCTCATCCGGCGGCCGCTTGAGGATACCCTGAATGATGCGCTTCAACTCGAACACGGTGCTCGACTCCTTGGCCTCAGTGAAGATGGTGGTCTTGCCGCGCCGGACCATGACGAACACGTCCATTGCAGCTGCCTTTCCCCCTTGACTGCCAATCCAGGAGGATTGAATGAAGGGTTTTATAACAGGGACTCAAAGGTGGGTCTCTGACAAGattagggtgtgtgcagggcTCAGCACTACCTTTTCTCAGGTGATCTCATCTTGATGAGCTGCTCTGATCTCTTTAATCAAGTGGTTTCTTGATGGCTCCTCCCTTGATTAGCAACTCCCTTGattctgccctttggaactcagggaaggtcattgAGGCTGGAGTCTCACAAGAAATGTTGCAGCATGCAGCTTAGTTAGGTAGGAGCAGAGAAATGGAGCCAGGGGCCAAGTAACAGAAGAGTCATGCATCTTGTAAACATCGGGAGTCCATGGGCAGATAAGGAAAGCGGGCACCTTCAGACTGTCAGGAAATTGGGTGATAAGGGACTGAGTAGGCGACCAGGAAAGGTGAGGAAAGTCAGGAATCCCCTGCATCCAAATGTAACCTTTTGCTCATTGTGCTGTCATTATGATAAGATTAGCCTGACAGATAAGAATAGTCATCAGGCATGTATACCATGGCACTTCTACTCTAAGCTAAATAGGGACAAAATCCCTCCTTTCCTCAGTAAAATGGAGCTGCGATGAAAAAATCGGGAAGGTCAATGCCCAAACTTCTCATTCCCCAGGGAATATTCAGCCCCTTCATTTTACCCTCCTCAAAACCAACTTGTCAAACCCAGATTGGCAGCTCCTCTCCTGCCAGACCACTCTCCCTTTGAGAATGTATCCTTGCTTAAATAaacttttgctttactttttagaCAAGTCTAGAAATGTTGCCCAAGTTGTCTGTGGGAAGATGGAAAAGCTAACTTTAATCTGCTCAGA
The sequence above is drawn from the Cervus canadensis isolate Bull #8, Minnesota chromosome 32, ASM1932006v1, whole genome shotgun sequence genome and encodes:
- the LOC122432711 gene encoding elongin-B-like, which encodes MDVFVMVRRGKTTIFTEAKESSTVFELKRIIQGILKRPPDEQRLYKDDQLLDDSKTLGECGFTSQTALPQAPVTVGLAFREDEAFEDVCIEPFSSPPELPDVRKPQDLGSRANGQAVQ